AACATTAAAATACGTTCATGCTCATCCACTGTTTTCACTGCCTCATGTCTACCTTCATAAAATATGTGACCTTGTTGAGGTATAGTTTCAAACTTTATAGTATTAACAGAGGTGCTCTTATGTCCATCTCCCCTTGTTTTATTTATAACTATTTTACCCAGATGTGTTTCATCTACTAATAATCTTCTTAGAGTAGTTACTCCCCAATTCACACCTCTAGGAGACGGCACCCCTATCTTATTTAATTCAATTGCTATTTCTGTTAGTGTTTTTTTGTTAATGATAATACCATTAACAATTTTTTTGTAGACTTTAAGCTTATCCGAGTTTACAACTAAGCTTCTAGGATTACATACATTTCCCCACTTTTGATACTCATATGGGTATGGTGGAATTCCATTTGTCCAATAGCCTGCTTTTGCACCTGATTTTTTACCTTTAGATATTCTATCACTAAGTTGTATATGCACCATATGCATCATTCTTGTATAGAGTGATTGAGTATAATCTAGAATACCCTCATCATTGTCATTTGTAAAATCCATTACTTTATTTAATATATATAAATCCGTATTAGAACTTACAAGTGTATGTTTTATTATTGCTAATTCTGTAATTTGTCTACTAAGAATTGAAACATCTACAACTAATACTGCATCATACAAGTTTTGAGTAACATCATTCAATAATTTCTTAATCTCAGGTCGTTTCTGAATTGTTGCGCCCGAAGCAATTTCCTTATAAATTGTAGACTTCCAACCGTTTTTCTTACATACTTCTAATAATATGTTTTGTTGTTTGAATAAACCCTTTTTACCTTCTCGTGCACTTGCCACACGTAAATAAATAGCTACATTGCTAATAATAGCTTCGCTCATACCTTCAACACCTTCATTGCTACTAACCAATACATTAACATTCTCTTTTAACATGCATACCAACTCCAATAACCATATTTGAGGAATAACACCTCATACACATGTAATCTAATGTCGCTATTCATGTCGCCAGTAATTCCCCCATTACCATCCTAATAAAAGAATATACCCCTTATTTAGTAAAACACCACCTTGAGTAATACAAACACCCTAAATCAATCTTCAACACAATATCAGTAAGACCAAATCATAAAATCAAAAAAAAAGAACACCTTCTCAAAACAGTGATGATAATATAATCAACTGTTAATCTTAGGTGTGTTTTTAGGATTAAAACGAAACTAGCTGTGCTAAACTTAGCACAGCTAGTTTCTAACGTATTTTATTTAAATTTCAAAACTGTCTTTATTCTTTTCCTGAATATCTACATTTATTCTTTGTTCTGCTCTTGTTTTCTTTTGTTTAATCACAATTACATATATCTTGATTTTCAATGCGATTACTCTTACTTTTAGTTACGTTATAAATTCAAATAATGATATAACCAATGTTATTATTGTCGTGGGCATCTGTTTTAGCTTCTAAATTTTTTATATACGTCTATATCGCTAAATCCATGTTTAGCGAAGTAGAATTTTACTTACTATATTTAGCTTAGTTTAATCCGTTTTCAATATTGTATACATTTTCCATGTAATTGATCAATTTATTAAAGTAATTTTTTTCAAATTTAAAAACCTCATTTCCGTAAATATGACCCTTCCCCAATAAACTAGACACTCTAAACTCGTATTATCTCTTGTTTTCGTACAATAACTTAATATTTGGTTTTAAGCTACTTTAGCTTTTCGAGTAGCTTTATTATAATAGTCTTCAGGTGTCACATATCCATTTGAGGCATGGATTCGCTGCCGATTATAAAACACTTCAACATATTCAAATACGGCTGCACGGGCTTCTTCACGAGTCCTAAAGTGTGTACCATAGAGCCATTCACATTTTAATTTGCCCCAGAAAGATTCCATTGGTGCATTATCCCAACAGTTACCTTTTCGGGACATACTACATGTAAAACCATACTTTTTAATCAAATTTTGGTAGTCGTAAGAACAGTACTGTGAACCTCTATCCGAGTGTAAAATGACGTTTGAAGGCTTACCAGCACGTAGATATGCCGAATTCAATGCGTCAATAACTAATTCCTTTGTCATTCGTTCACTCATGGACAATCCAACAATTTTTTGTCCACATAAATCCAAGATTCCAGCGATATAAAGCCATCCTTCATCTGTCCACAGGTAGGTGATATCACTTACCATTTTTTCATTAGGTTTGTCCACAGAAAAGTCACGGTTGAGGATATTTTCTGCAACTGGAAGCTTATGGTTAGAATTTGTAGTGGCTATAAATTTCTTTGAAACCTTTGATTTTATGCCATTTTCACTCATGATATGTTCCACTCTTTTATGATTAATAGGACATTTACTTTTGGTGTTTAATATTCGTGTAATTTTTGTTGAACCGTAAACTTTATTGCTCTTTCCATGGATATCACTAATTTCCTTTAATAGAAGATTATTTGCTTTTGATCTCATGCTTTCTGGACGTTTCTCCCATGCATAGTAGCTGCTCCTAGAAACGGATAGGACCATGCATAGCTTCGCTAGATGGTAGTTCATGCGATTAGCCTTGATAAATAGAAATCTCTTTATTTGAGGTTTCTCGCGAAGTAGGCTGCCGCTTTTTTTAATATATCATTCTCCTCTTTGAGGTCCCTATTTTCTTTTTCAAGCTTATGAAATTTTTCATCTTCTGGGCTTAAGTGTCCACTACCTATAAATGGAGCCTTAGGAGATTTTCTATACTTATTTACCCAGCCCTGCATTGTGGTTGGCTTAACCCCTAAATCAGCAGCTACTTTTGACATCGACTCTCCTGTTTTTTCTAATCTCTTTACTGCTTCCATTTTAAATTCAGCACTATAACTTTTATTCATCAAAAATCATCCACCCTTCATTTTTAGTATAGCACGAGTTCCTCGTGTCTAACAAAGGGGGTATGGGTCAATATGTTAACAGAAATGAGGCTTCATTTACAATAAAAATTTTCCGAATTTGATACATTTTTTGAGTTGCTAACGAACCATCTAATTTCAACATTTTTAAGAAGCAGTAGCTAATTGCTGATGTGCCCCTTGCAAAACAACTACAGAATAATCATACATTTCAGTATTTTTCACTGAAGCCACAAGATTCTTATAGTCTTCTAGCTGTCTTTGTATTTTTAATAACTGCTCAAACGTGTCCATTTATTCATTCTTCCTCCATTTCACTCAAAATCAAAAATTCAAAAACGTAAGTTTCGTATCCCACACAGTACCATCTTTTCGTATTAAAGAAGAGATCCAGTTATGATATGCAATACTAACTGAATGCTTTTTTTGCACAATTACATTCTTATTCTCTGGATTAGGTGCCCTTGAATCGATAATAATCGTAACCGAATCTACAGTAGAAATATATCTTTTATAGTTTCTGATTTCCCTTAGTACATTTGCATCTGGTTTTCCATGTTTCAGCATATCGGTGCTAGTTGCTGTGATGATCATGGTCTTTCCTTTTACTTCAATAACCGCATTTTCGTATACTGATCCTATGAATTTCACCAACAGCTCATAATTTTTATATCCATACAGATTTTCAATATAGACTACTAACGCATGAATTTCACTTTTAGAAACAAGATTTTCGTCTCTATGCATGATCACGTCTAAATGCCTTTCATAAGAGGTTCTGATTCCATATTTATTTTCCATTGCCATCAAGAGACCTCGGTTTATTGAATCGTAGTTTCTGCAAATATCAGAATCGTTCTCCTCATTTCTTACTGCATAGTTTTCCAACAAAATCTTATAGCACTGTATAAGAATTGCATTCTCGATTTTCTCAGTATCATCGCCTTTGATTTCTTTAGCGAGAAGCTTAATAAAAAACTCTGTTCTGGTCTTTGTAACATATGACATATCAAAGATATCTTCTACCTTATCTACATTGTTATACTTATCGAAGATATCAAGCACAACCATTACAAGGCTTATGTAATGCTCTGGCTCAATGATATCAACATAGGCATCATTCATCATGCCCTTAATCTTACTCTTAACAAAACGTTCAAAGCTTTTCTCTGCAGACGTTGCCTTTCGTGGTGTAGCGGAAACCTTTCGTTTTGCCACTCCATCATGATACTTATTCTCATCATCCAGCTCTCTTGGAATGAACAACCCTGTATTTGCCTGCAAGAAACGTCTCATAAAAATATTCCTGATTCTTGAAACCGCATTATACTGCTTATAAGCCACTCTATATTCGTCAGGGATTTGGACATCTACAATAAAATCCTCAGACTCGGCATCATCGCCTTCCTGCTCTCGCTTGATTTGATTGTAATAAGCAAGTTTCTTCTTATGTTCTTGAAACTCAGGCAGACAAGTTAGTTCCGCCTTTAATAAGTTACAACGATCCTCAATATATTTATCTCCATCAGAGTCTATATCAAAATCATCTAGCAACTTTTTGTCTGATTGCTTCACACGATTGCTTTCAAGAGCTGCTACACTATATGTCCAACATCGCAATATTTCTTTTTTGCCATCATAATGTAATGCAATTTCAAATACATCTGAAAGAGTTGACCTGCATTCCTCTGGAACATAAACAATTAGTTCCTGTTTAGAAATATCGAACTTAAGCTCCTGTTCACCAATAAACACCCGTAAATCTGTTTTAGTTGAAGAATAACTTAAATGAAGTTCAAGTCCTTCTTTGTCCTCTCCATACTTATAGATATAATTAACAGACTCCTGCTTCTCAAATGTCATGATATTGCTCACAAGCTTTTTTCCTTCCTGCAATTCCATATTTTCAAAGAAATAGTCAAAATCCTGCACATCGCCTACTTCAAAATAATCACATTCAATATTTCCGCCTTCTTCAAAAGATTTGATAAGTGCAGACTGGGTACAATTAGCACTTCCATAGAGGATATATGCTTTTTCCTTGGTTTTAAACAGAAAAATCTTACCATGATAAAAGTTGCTACTACTACCAGAAGAATTATCCTTAAAGCCATTAAAAGTGTCTATGTGAGTTGCTATGCTATGTTTGTCATTGTAATCAATTGGAAATGTGCTTTTCTCATTCTGAATATATAAATGAATATCAGCTTCGGGATAAGTTGTTTTCAATTCATGCAAAGCTGCCAATTCATTATCATAATATGGTACAGCAACACTTATATTCTCAACCTCACCAACAATTACTTCCTGCACCTGAGCCAGAATGGATTTCTGCATATTTTGTAGTAAAGATAATTGTCCGTTTTTCTCATCCTTATGGTAATAAATCAGGTCCTTTGTTTCCTTCAAAATATCATTGTCAAGCTGATAAGACACCTCATTTATTTCGTGAAAGAAATCAATTGCAGCCACAATAACATCCAAGTATTCCGGATGCTCTGGTGTATAATCTATAAAATTAAAAATCTCATTGTTAGTTGC
This DNA window, taken from Clostridium estertheticum, encodes the following:
- a CDS encoding IS3 family transposase (programmed frameshift), with the protein product MNKSYSAEFKMEAVKRLEKTGESMSKVAADLGVKPTTMQGWVNKYRKSPKAPFIGSGHLSPEDEKFHKLEKENRDLKEENDILKKAGSLLREKPQIKRFLFIKANRMNYHLAKLCMVLSVSRSSYYAWEKRPESMRSKANNLLLKEISDIHGKSNKVYGSTKITRILNTKSKCPINHKRVEHIMSENGIKSKVSKKFIATTNSNHKLPVAENILNRDFSVDKPNEKMVSDITYLWTDEGWLYIAGILDLCGQKIVGLSMSERMTKELVIDALNSAYLRAGKPSNVILHSDRGSQYCSYDYQNLIKKYGFTCSMSRKGNCWDNAPMESFWGKLKCEWLYGTHFRTREEARAAVFEYVEVFYNRQRIHASNGYVTPEDYYNKATRKAKVA
- a CDS encoding recombinase family protein, whose amino-acid sequence is MLKENVNVLVSSNEGVEGMSEAIISNVAIYLRVASAREGKKGLFKQQNILLEVCKKNGWKSTIYKEIASGATIQKRPEIKKLLNDVTQNLYDAVLVVDVSILSRQITELAIIKHTLVSSNTDLYILNKVMDFTNDNDEGILDYTQSLYTRMMHMVHIQLSDRISKGKKSGAKAGYWTNGIPPYPYEYQKWGNVCNPRSLVVNSDKLKVYKKIVNGIIINKKTLTEIAIELNKIGVPSPRGVNWGVTTLRRLLVDETHLGKIVINKTRGDGHKSTSVNTIKFETIPQQGHIFYEGRHEAVKTVDEHERILMFLKCAANTSNSKVVVKR